A window of the Vibrio fluvialis genome harbors these coding sequences:
- the proC gene encoding pyrroline-5-carboxylate reductase — translation MEQRTIAFIGAGNMAHAIIAGLVGSGYPAQHIIATAPSETRRKPLEDNYGIRTTGDNLAAASEADVVVLAVKPQLMADVCKPLQVIDFSNKLVISIAAGVSVERLNAMLGSTLNLVRVMPNTPSLVNRGMAGLYASASVSEADKAFTAELMAAVGKVCWVEQESGINSVIAAAGSAPAYFFLFMEAMQAEAMAQGFDKETARLLVQQSALGAAEMVQANPDIELSTLREQVTSKGGTTAEAIRTFNEHQLTDIVAKAMRAAVSRAEEMEKLF, via the coding sequence ATGGAACAGAGAACCATCGCCTTTATTGGCGCAGGAAACATGGCGCACGCCATCATTGCAGGCTTAGTGGGCAGCGGCTACCCGGCGCAACACATAATCGCCACCGCACCGTCAGAGACGCGTCGCAAGCCGTTGGAAGACAACTATGGCATTCGTACCACCGGCGACAACCTAGCTGCGGCAAGCGAAGCTGACGTGGTGGTACTGGCGGTCAAACCTCAGTTGATGGCAGACGTATGTAAGCCGCTGCAAGTGATCGATTTTTCTAATAAGCTGGTGATTTCCATCGCCGCAGGTGTATCGGTGGAACGTCTCAACGCCATGCTCGGCAGTACACTGAATCTGGTGCGCGTGATGCCAAACACACCATCATTGGTGAATCGCGGCATGGCCGGGCTGTATGCGTCCGCGTCCGTGTCTGAAGCCGATAAAGCGTTCACCGCCGAACTGATGGCTGCGGTAGGCAAAGTGTGCTGGGTAGAACAGGAATCCGGCATCAACAGCGTGATTGCGGCAGCGGGCAGCGCTCCGGCGTACTTCTTCCTGTTTATGGAAGCAATGCAAGCCGAAGCGATGGCGCAAGGGTTTGATAAAGAGACCGCGCGCCTGCTGGTGCAACAATCAGCGCTGGGCGCCGCTGAAATGGTGCAAGCCAATCCTGACATCGAACTGTCAACGCTACGCGAACAGGTGACATCGAAAGGCGGCACCACCGCTGAAGCCATCCGTACCTTTAACGAACATCAGTTAACGGACATCGTGGCCAAAGCGATGCGCGCGGCAGTCAGCCGCGCTGAAGAGATGGAAAAATTATTTTAA
- a CDS encoding YggT family protein produces the protein MNAMSFLISTLFDIYIMVVILRIWLQAARADFYNPFSQFVVKATQPVVGPLRRVIPSIGSLDLATVLFGYVLCILKYVALILIASRGGVVFSADFLLLGLLSLVKAAGGLLFWVLLLRAILSWVSQGRSPVEYVFHQLTEPMLAPIRRIIPVMGGFDLSVLVLFIALQFANFLMGDIIGPIWYQL, from the coding sequence ATGAATGCAATGAGTTTTCTAATCTCCACCCTGTTTGATATTTATATCATGGTCGTGATTCTGCGAATCTGGCTACAGGCAGCGCGTGCAGATTTCTACAACCCATTTTCTCAGTTTGTGGTCAAAGCGACGCAACCCGTGGTTGGCCCACTACGTCGTGTGATTCCGTCTATCGGCAGTCTGGATTTGGCCACCGTGCTGTTTGGTTACGTGCTGTGTATTCTCAAATACGTCGCGCTGATCCTGATTGCCTCTCGCGGCGGCGTTGTGTTCAGCGCAGACTTCCTGCTGCTGGGCCTGTTGTCGCTTGTTAAAGCGGCGGGTGGCCTGCTGTTCTGGGTACTGCTGCTGCGTGCGATTCTAAGCTGGGTAAGTCAGGGTCGTAGCCCGGTAGAATACGTATTCCACCAACTGACAGAACCGATGCTGGCACCAATTCGCCGCATTATTCCGGTGATGGGTGGCTTTGATCTGAGCGTGCTGGTGCTGTTTATCGCGCTACAGTTTGCCAACTTCCTGATGGGCGATATCATCGGCCCAATCTGGTATCAGCTATAA
- the yggU gene encoding DUF167 family protein YggU, whose translation MKAAWFEGDDLLLRLYIQPKASRDSIVGLHGDELKVAITAPPVDGKANAHLSKYLAKQCKVAKGLIDIEKGELGRHKQIRIHTPAQIPPEVQAILD comes from the coding sequence ATGAAAGCAGCATGGTTTGAAGGGGACGATCTGCTGCTGCGACTCTATATTCAACCCAAAGCCAGTCGCGACAGCATTGTGGGGTTGCACGGAGATGAACTAAAGGTGGCGATCACCGCACCACCAGTGGACGGAAAAGCCAACGCTCATCTCAGTAAATACCTGGCCAAACAGTGTAAAGTTGCCAAGGGCCTGATCGATATAGAGAAAGGAGAACTGGGGCGTCATAAACAGATACGCATCCATACTCCGGCACAGATTCCGCCCGAAGTTCAAGCCATACTCGACTAA
- a CDS encoding DUF4426 domain-containing protein — MRQWILALLLACAALPASAEQLINIKDVEVHYSAFNSTFLTPQVAKSYKLTRNGYSAVLNISVLDTSTAGKPAVEAKLSGQVKNLIGNMRELEFSEVKEGNAIYYLAEFPISNEEDLSFDIDVNAGLKGAGKLRFTQKFYVEK, encoded by the coding sequence ATGCGTCAATGGATACTCGCCCTATTGCTCGCTTGTGCCGCGTTACCTGCCAGTGCAGAGCAATTGATCAACATTAAGGATGTTGAGGTACACTACTCCGCTTTTAACTCAACGTTTCTGACGCCGCAGGTGGCGAAAAGTTACAAGCTGACCCGTAATGGTTATTCAGCGGTGCTCAACATCAGCGTGCTTGATACCAGCACTGCGGGTAAGCCCGCGGTAGAAGCGAAGCTGTCGGGTCAGGTGAAGAATCTGATCGGCAACATGCGCGAACTGGAGTTCAGCGAAGTCAAAGAAGGTAATGCGATTTACTATCTGGCAGAATTCCCGATCAGCAATGAAGAGGATCTCAGCTTTGATATTGATGTCAACGCAGGCCTCAAAGGCGCTGGAAAGCTGAGATTCACTCAGAAGTTTTACGTTGAGAAGTAA
- a CDS encoding XTP/dITP diphosphatase, with translation MKKIVLATGNQGKVREMADLLADFGFDVVAQSEFNVSEVAETGTTFIENAIIKARHAAKETGLPAIADDSGLEVDYLGGAPGVYSARYAGEDASDQQNLEKLLDAMKDVPEAQRSARFHCVLVLMRHENDPTPLVCHGKWEGRILTQAHGSNGFGYDPIFFVPEENCASAQLEPMRKKQLSHRGQALKKLFQAIEEQKQ, from the coding sequence ATGAAGAAGATTGTATTAGCCACCGGAAACCAGGGCAAAGTACGTGAAATGGCCGACCTGTTGGCTGATTTTGGTTTTGATGTGGTCGCACAAAGCGAATTCAATGTCTCTGAGGTGGCCGAAACCGGCACTACCTTTATCGAAAATGCCATCATCAAAGCGCGCCACGCGGCCAAAGAAACGGGTTTACCGGCCATTGCCGATGACTCCGGTCTGGAAGTCGATTACCTTGGCGGCGCACCAGGCGTTTACTCTGCGCGCTACGCGGGTGAGGATGCATCCGATCAACAAAACCTGGAAAAGCTGCTCGATGCGATGAAAGACGTGCCAGAAGCGCAGCGCAGCGCACGTTTTCACTGTGTATTGGTTCTGATGCGCCATGAGAACGATCCGACGCCGCTGGTTTGCCACGGCAAATGGGAAGGTCGTATCCTGACACAAGCGCACGGCAGCAACGGTTTTGGTTACGATCCGATCTTCTTCGTTCCGGAAGAAAACTGCGCATCGGCTCAGCTTGAACCGATGCGTAAAAAGCAGCTGTCGCACCGCGGTCAGGCGCTGAAAAAACTGTTTCAGGCGATTGAAGAGCAAAAGCAGTGA
- the hemW gene encoding radical SAM family heme chaperone HemW: MLTPPALSLYVHIPWCVQKCPYCDFNSHALKADIPEEEYIDALLEDLDTDIERYQLAGDPRLLHSIFIGGGTPSLISADGIGRLLRGIEARIAFKPDIEITMEANPGTIEAERFAGYRHVGVTRISIGVQSFEPEKLSRLGRIHGRDEAVNAAKLAHQIGLNSFNLDLMHGLPDQALDQALADLDRAIELAPPHLSWYQLTIEPNTMFYFKPPTLPDDDALWDIFDLGHQKLTEAGYVQYEISGYSKPGYQCQHNLNYWRFGDYLGIGCGSHGKLSFADGRIVRTTKVKHPRGYLAAYQNLAKPYLDSEQLVEDVDRPFEFFMNRFRLIEPCPKADFSATTGLPISVIQPTLDWAIEQGYLSDNDTHWQITEKGKLFLNDLLAAFMAEED; the protein is encoded by the coding sequence ATGTTGACTCCTCCGGCACTCAGCCTATACGTACACATACCGTGGTGCGTGCAGAAATGCCCGTATTGCGATTTTAACTCGCATGCTCTCAAAGCCGACATTCCGGAAGAGGAATACATTGATGCGCTGTTGGAAGATCTCGATACCGATATCGAGCGCTACCAGCTGGCGGGCGATCCGCGTCTGCTGCACTCGATCTTCATCGGCGGCGGCACGCCAAGCCTGATCTCGGCCGACGGCATCGGCCGCTTACTGCGCGGAATTGAAGCGCGTATCGCGTTTAAACCCGATATCGAGATCACCATGGAAGCCAACCCGGGCACCATCGAAGCCGAGCGCTTTGCTGGTTATCGCCACGTGGGTGTGACGCGTATTTCGATTGGGGTGCAGAGCTTTGAACCGGAGAAACTCTCTCGTCTGGGGCGTATTCACGGTCGGGACGAAGCCGTCAATGCCGCCAAGCTGGCGCATCAGATTGGCTTAAACAGCTTTAACCTCGATCTGATGCACGGCCTGCCGGATCAGGCGTTGGATCAAGCGCTGGCGGATCTCGATCGCGCCATCGAACTCGCGCCGCCGCACCTGTCTTGGTATCAGCTCACCATTGAACCGAACACCATGTTCTACTTCAAGCCACCGACCTTACCGGACGACGATGCGCTGTGGGACATCTTCGATCTCGGTCATCAGAAACTGACCGAGGCAGGTTATGTGCAGTATGAGATTTCGGGGTACAGCAAACCGGGCTATCAGTGTCAGCACAATCTCAACTACTGGCGTTTTGGTGACTACCTGGGGATCGGTTGTGGTTCGCACGGTAAGCTGAGTTTTGCTGACGGACGCATTGTGCGCACCACCAAGGTCAAACACCCGCGCGGTTATCTGGCGGCGTATCAGAACCTGGCGAAGCCTTACCTCGACAGCGAACAACTGGTGGAGGATGTGGATCGTCCGTTTGAGTTCTTCATGAACCGCTTCCGCCTGATTGAACCGTGCCCGAAGGCCGATTTCAGCGCCACTACCGGCCTGCCAATCAGTGTGATTCAACCCACGTTGGACTGGGCTATCGAACAGGGTTATCTGAGTGACAATGATACCCACTGGCAGATCACCGAGAAGGGCAAACTGTTTCTGAACGATCTGTTGGCAGCGTTTATGGCGGAAGAAGATTAA
- a CDS encoding DNA-3-methyladenine glycosylase family protein, with product MTKDMSHQIHQTLLNATQPYTLLNQAIATNGVQSLNLQPEALFFPYLARSVAGQQLSNQAAKTIWQRVEALLSDDVTLFDLFTEPNSTLLRRCGLSNAKVRTICGVRSALEDKQIEIHQLAMMTDEELIRSLTQLWGIGPWTAEMTAIFFFGRPNVWSQGDASLKRGLALFAEKENATPTELLAVAAPYHSYFALHVWQSLDTDFFTQMAD from the coding sequence ATGACGAAGGACATGTCACACCAGATTCATCAGACTCTGCTCAACGCGACGCAGCCCTATACGTTGCTCAATCAAGCGATTGCTACCAATGGTGTGCAATCGCTGAACCTGCAACCTGAAGCGCTGTTCTTTCCTTATCTGGCTCGTTCCGTTGCGGGCCAGCAACTCTCCAATCAGGCGGCAAAAACCATCTGGCAACGTGTTGAAGCGCTGCTCAGCGATGATGTGACGCTGTTTGACCTGTTTACCGAACCCAACAGCACGTTACTGCGCCGCTGCGGATTGTCGAATGCTAAAGTGCGTACCATTTGCGGTGTGCGCAGCGCGTTGGAAGACAAGCAGATTGAAATTCATCAACTGGCCATGATGACGGATGAAGAGCTGATTCGCAGTTTGACCCAGTTGTGGGGCATCGGGCCGTGGACGGCCGAAATGACTGCCATTTTTTTCTTTGGCCGCCCCAATGTATGGTCACAAGGTGATGCCTCGTTAAAGCGCGGGCTGGCTTTGTTTGCGGAAAAAGAAAACGCGACCCCAACAGAGCTTCTTGCTGTGGCTGCGCCTTATCATTCCTATTTCGCTCTGCATGTGTGGCAGAGTCTGGATACTGATTTTTTCACGCAAATGGCGGATTAA
- the glsB gene encoding glutaminase B, with product MKPTPELLASILDEVRPLIGQGKVADYIPALAEVPNYKLGIAVYTNQGEVITAGDAEEGFSIQSISKALSLTLAMGLYQPEELWSRVGKEPSGQAFNSLIQLEMEQGIPRNPFINAGAIVVADMLHSRLSAPRQRLLEFVRQLCGEEQIIYDKVVANSEMQHSDRNAAIAYLMRSFGNFDNEVLPVLANYFHACALKMSCVELAKTFSYLANKGVSVLTQEPVITATQSKQINALLATCGLYDGAGEFAYRVGMPGKSGVGGGIIAIVPGEMTIAVWSPELDPSGNSLAGTKALELLAQRIGRSIF from the coding sequence ATGAAACCGACACCAGAATTACTGGCGAGCATATTGGATGAAGTTCGCCCACTGATCGGACAAGGAAAAGTCGCGGATTACATACCGGCACTGGCAGAAGTGCCGAATTATAAACTGGGGATTGCGGTCTACACCAATCAGGGTGAAGTGATCACAGCCGGAGATGCTGAGGAAGGATTTTCCATTCAGTCGATCTCTAAAGCGCTGAGCCTGACGCTCGCCATGGGCTTGTATCAACCGGAAGAACTGTGGAGCCGGGTGGGCAAAGAGCCATCCGGACAAGCGTTCAACTCCTTGATTCAGCTTGAAATGGAGCAGGGCATTCCTCGCAATCCCTTCATCAATGCAGGCGCGATTGTGGTGGCAGATATGCTGCACAGCCGATTATCGGCACCGCGTCAGCGTTTGCTGGAATTTGTGCGCCAACTGTGCGGCGAAGAGCAGATCATCTACGATAAAGTGGTGGCGAACTCGGAAATGCAGCACAGCGACCGCAATGCGGCGATTGCCTATCTGATGCGCTCATTTGGCAACTTTGATAACGAAGTGCTGCCGGTTCTGGCCAACTATTTTCACGCCTGTGCGCTGAAAATGAGTTGTGTCGAGCTGGCGAAAACCTTCAGCTATCTGGCCAACAAAGGTGTGTCTGTGCTGACGCAAGAGCCGGTGATCACGGCCACGCAAAGCAAACAGATTAATGCGCTGCTTGCCACCTGCGGTCTGTATGACGGTGCTGGTGAGTTTGCTTATCGGGTCGGTATGCCGGGCAAATCCGGCGTGGGCGGTGGCATTATCGCCATCGTGCCGGGCGAAATGACCATCGCGGTCTGGTCGCCAGAGCTGGATCCGTCCGGCAACTCGCTGGCAGGCACCAAAGCTCTCGAGCTACTCGCGCAGCGGATCGGTCGCTCTATTTTCTAA
- the trmB gene encoding tRNA (guanosine(46)-N7)-methyltransferase TrmB, giving the protein MTEVTKNEFTEDGKIVRKIRSFVRREGRLTKGQEAAMKECWPTMGIDYQDGLLDWQQVFGNNNPVVLEIGFGMGASLVEMAKNAPEKNFFGIEVHSPGVGACLASAREAGITNLRVMCHDAVEVFANMIPDSSLATLQLFFPDPWHKKRHHKRRIVQLEFAEMVRQKLMLGEGVFHMATDWENYAEHMIEVMNQAPGFKNIAQEGDFVPRPEERPLTKFEQRGHRLGHGVWDIKYKRIS; this is encoded by the coding sequence ATGACTGAAGTAACCAAAAACGAGTTCACCGAAGACGGCAAAATTGTGCGTAAAATCCGCAGTTTCGTGCGTCGTGAAGGCCGCCTGACGAAAGGTCAGGAAGCAGCGATGAAAGAGTGCTGGCCAACGATGGGAATTGATTATCAGGATGGTCTGCTTGACTGGCAGCAGGTGTTTGGCAACAACAATCCTGTGGTACTGGAAATCGGCTTTGGTATGGGCGCCTCACTGGTTGAAATGGCGAAAAACGCACCCGAGAAAAATTTCTTCGGTATCGAAGTGCACAGCCCGGGCGTGGGTGCTTGTCTGGCGTCTGCCCGTGAAGCAGGTATCACTAACCTGCGCGTAATGTGTCACGATGCAGTGGAAGTGTTTGCCAACATGATTCCAGACAGCAGTCTGGCCACGTTACAACTGTTTTTCCCTGACCCATGGCATAAGAAACGTCACCATAAGCGTCGCATCGTTCAACTTGAGTTTGCTGAAATGGTACGCCAGAAGCTTATGCTGGGTGAAGGCGTATTCCACATGGCGACCGACTGGGAAAACTACGCAGAACACATGATCGAAGTGATGAATCAAGCGCCGGGTTTCAAGAACATTGCGCAAGAGGGTGACTTCGTGCCACGCCCTGAAGAGCGTCCGCTGACTAAGTTTGAACAGCGTGGCCATCGTCTGGGACACGGCGTTTGGGACATCAAATACAAACGCATCAGTTAA
- the mutY gene encoding A/G-specific adenine glycosylase has translation MTPFAKAILTWYDAYGRKNLPWQQNKTAYSVWLSEIMLQQTQVATVIPYYQRFMQRFPTVTDLASAEQDEVLHYWTGLGYYARARNLHKAAKIVAEQYQGEFPTDIEQMNALPGVGRSTAAAVLSSVHKQPHAILDGNVKRTLARSFAVEGWPGQKKVENQLWQHAEANTPQSDVDKYNQAMMDMGAMICTRAKPKCTLCPIAEMCVANKQGNPLDYPGKKPKSEKPVKETWFVMLHHGEDVWLEQRPQSGIWGGLFCFPEHSDAAIEYALDKRGIGEKQVLSQKPLIAFRHTFSHYHLDITPILLELSGKPDIIMEANKGLWYNLSQPEEIGLAAPVKQLLQSLPYEIHTKKN, from the coding sequence GTGACTCCTTTCGCTAAGGCAATTCTTACCTGGTATGACGCATACGGGCGCAAAAACCTGCCGTGGCAGCAGAACAAAACCGCATACAGTGTCTGGCTGTCAGAAATCATGCTGCAACAGACTCAGGTAGCGACCGTAATCCCTTACTACCAACGATTTATGCAGCGTTTCCCTACCGTAACCGATCTCGCCAGCGCCGAGCAGGATGAAGTGCTGCACTATTGGACAGGCTTAGGTTATTACGCCCGAGCGCGCAATCTGCACAAAGCGGCCAAAATCGTTGCTGAGCAGTATCAGGGAGAGTTTCCAACCGATATTGAGCAGATGAATGCCCTGCCCGGCGTTGGCCGTTCAACGGCAGCAGCCGTACTCTCTTCGGTGCATAAACAGCCTCACGCGATTTTGGATGGGAATGTGAAACGTACTCTGGCGCGCAGCTTTGCAGTTGAAGGCTGGCCGGGACAAAAGAAAGTCGAAAATCAGCTATGGCAACACGCAGAAGCTAACACGCCGCAATCGGATGTCGATAAATACAACCAAGCGATGATGGACATGGGCGCGATGATCTGTACCCGAGCTAAGCCCAAATGCACCCTGTGCCCAATCGCAGAGATGTGCGTAGCCAATAAGCAAGGCAACCCGCTCGATTATCCGGGCAAAAAGCCTAAAAGCGAAAAACCGGTCAAAGAGACCTGGTTTGTGATGCTGCATCACGGCGAAGATGTGTGGCTTGAACAACGCCCGCAAAGCGGGATCTGGGGCGGCCTGTTCTGTTTTCCGGAACACAGCGATGCGGCGATTGAATATGCGCTCGATAAGCGTGGCATTGGCGAAAAACAGGTGTTGTCGCAGAAACCACTGATCGCATTTCGCCATACATTCAGTCACTATCATCTCGACATTACACCGATTTTGCTGGAATTGTCCGGCAAACCCGACATCATCATGGAAGCCAACAAAGGTCTTTGGTATAACTTAAGCCAACCTGAAGAGATCGGCTTAGCTGCTCCGGTGAAGCAGCTATTGCAAAGTCTTCCGTACGAAATTCACACGAAAAAAAATTAA
- a CDS encoding oxidative damage protection protein yields MSRTVFCVRLQKEADGLDFQLYPGELGKRIFDNISKEAWAQWQTKQTMLINEKKLNMMDPEHRKLLEQEMVNFLFEGKDVHIEGYTPPSQ; encoded by the coding sequence ATGAGCCGCACTGTATTTTGTGTTCGATTACAAAAAGAAGCGGATGGCCTGGATTTTCAACTCTATCCGGGCGAGTTGGGCAAGCGTATTTTCGACAACATCTCGAAAGAAGCCTGGGCGCAATGGCAAACCAAGCAAACCATGTTGATCAACGAGAAGAAGCTCAACATGATGGATCCTGAGCACCGTAAACTGCTTGAGCAAGAGATGGTGAACTTCTTGTTTGAGGGGAAAGACGTTCATATCGAAGGCTACACGCCACCAAGCCAATAA